Proteins from a genomic interval of Chionomys nivalis chromosome 7, mChiNiv1.1, whole genome shotgun sequence:
- the Ccdc69 gene encoding coiled-coil domain-containing protein 69 isoform X2, whose amino-acid sequence MTFPKPAFSERVEETQTELLETLDKEGRILEGRHEEAGQALQTSSAREKDSSSVSVQEVKASLQNSCAMLASSQEAIQAQMNKVEGSILSQLYKNHIQDYGSPGPFWEQELESLHHVIEMKNERIHELEKQLLLLEMLKEKNLILALKNTTLRQEVEDLQFQAGSRLTVSRQFQKDLLQDLEKESQNGHCCSRRRSH is encoded by the exons ATGACCTTTCCAAAGCCTGCCTTTTCTGAAAGG GTggaggagacacagacagaactCCTGGAGACACTGGACAAAGAGGGAAGGATCCTGGAAGGCCGGCATGAAGAGGCTGGGCAGG CCCTGCAGACGTCAAGTGCACGGGAGAAAGACTCTTCTAGTGTCTCTGTCCAAGAAGTCAAAGCCTCATTGCAG AACTCCTGTGCAATGCTGGCCTCATCACAGGAGGCCATCCAAGCCCAGATGAACAAGGTGGAAGGGTCCATCCTTAGCCAGCTCTATAAGAACCACATCCAG GACTATGGGAGCCCCGGGCCGTTCTGGGAGCAAGAGCTTGAGAGTTTGCACCATGTTATTGAGATGAAGAATGAGCGAATCCAtgagctggagaagcagctccTCCTGCTAGAGATGCTG aaagaaaaaaatctaatattAGCCCTGAAAAACACCACCCTGCGGCAGGAGGTTGAGGACCTTCAGTTCCAAGCTGGGAGCAGGCTGACCGTGTCAAG GCAGTTCCAGAAAGATCTACTTCAGGACCTGGAGAAGGAGTCGCAAAATGGCCATTGCTGCAGCAGACGGAGGAGCCACTGA
- the Ccdc69 gene encoding coiled-coil domain-containing protein 69 isoform X1 translates to MTFPKPAFSERVEETQTELLETLDKEGRILEGRHEEAGQALQTSSAREKDSSSVSVQEVKASLQNSCAMLASSQEAIQAQMNKVEGSILSQLYKNHIQDYGSPGPFWEQELESLHHVIEMKNERIHELEKQLLLLEMLKEKNLILALKNTTLRQEVEDLQFQAGSRLTVSRKSSFSTRERGNRKQST, encoded by the exons ATGACCTTTCCAAAGCCTGCCTTTTCTGAAAGG GTggaggagacacagacagaactCCTGGAGACACTGGACAAAGAGGGAAGGATCCTGGAAGGCCGGCATGAAGAGGCTGGGCAGG CCCTGCAGACGTCAAGTGCACGGGAGAAAGACTCTTCTAGTGTCTCTGTCCAAGAAGTCAAAGCCTCATTGCAG AACTCCTGTGCAATGCTGGCCTCATCACAGGAGGCCATCCAAGCCCAGATGAACAAGGTGGAAGGGTCCATCCTTAGCCAGCTCTATAAGAACCACATCCAG GACTATGGGAGCCCCGGGCCGTTCTGGGAGCAAGAGCTTGAGAGTTTGCACCATGTTATTGAGATGAAGAATGAGCGAATCCAtgagctggagaagcagctccTCCTGCTAGAGATGCTG aaagaaaaaaatctaatattAGCCCTGAAAAACACCACCCTGCGGCAGGAGGTTGAGGACCTTCAGTTCCAAGCTGGGAGCAGGCTGACCGTGTCAAG GAAGTCCAGTTTCTCAacaagagaaagaggaaacaggaaacagtCCACCTGA